A portion of the uncultured Bacteroides sp. genome contains these proteins:
- a CDS encoding putative transporter, whose amino-acid sequence MDWIEDLLWNVNSVAHIVFLYAFVIAVGVYLGKIKIFGISLGVTFVLFVGIFMGHFGFTGEVHILHFIRDFGLILFVFCIGLQVGPSFFSSFKKGGMTLNLLAAGIVALNIVVALALYFILEGRIELPMMIGILYGAVTNTPGLGAAQEALSQLSYTGPQIALGYACAYPLGVVGIISSIIAIKYIFRVNFKKEEDNWNEETDNTHQKPHLIHLEVHNEAIYGKTLGTINNFLGRPFVCSRIRKEGHVSIPTHNTIVEHGDQLFVVCSEEDADAITAFIGKEVKIDWEKQDMPLVSRRVLVTKTEINGKKLGMLNFRSMYNVNITRVNRSGVDLFANPNLVLQVGDRVMAVGSEDAVERVSNVLGNSLKRLNEPNIVTLFVGIFMGILVGSLPIAFPGIPTPVKLGLAGGPLVVAILIGRFGHKLHLVTYTTQSANLMVREIGIVLFLASVGIEAGANFLDTVINGDGLLYVGCGFLITIIPLLIIGAIARSYYKINYFMLMGLIAGSNTDPPALAYANQTTSSDAPAVGYSTVYPLSMFLRIITGQMILLLMM is encoded by the coding sequence ATGGATTGGATAGAAGATTTGTTGTGGAACGTAAATTCGGTGGCACACATTGTTTTCCTATACGCTTTTGTTATTGCTGTAGGAGTTTATCTTGGAAAAATCAAAATCTTTGGGATCTCGTTAGGCGTTACCTTCGTACTGTTCGTAGGTATATTCATGGGCCATTTCGGGTTCACGGGTGAAGTACATATCTTACACTTCATTCGAGACTTTGGCCTAATCCTATTCGTCTTTTGTATCGGTCTCCAAGTAGGACCATCCTTCTTTTCTTCTTTTAAAAAAGGAGGAATGACACTCAACCTGCTGGCAGCAGGCATCGTAGCATTAAACATCGTTGTAGCACTGGCTCTTTACTTCATTTTGGAGGGAAGGATAGAACTACCAATGATGATAGGAATCCTTTACGGAGCCGTAACAAATACCCCCGGACTCGGTGCAGCACAGGAAGCCTTAAGCCAGCTAAGCTATACGGGACCTCAAATTGCTTTGGGCTATGCTTGTGCATATCCACTTGGAGTAGTGGGAATAATCAGTTCCATCATCGCTATTAAATATATTTTTCGAGTTAATTTCAAAAAAGAAGAAGATAATTGGAACGAAGAGACTGATAATACACACCAAAAGCCTCATTTGATACATCTTGAAGTACATAATGAAGCGATTTATGGGAAGACACTCGGAACAATCAATAACTTCTTGGGACGGCCCTTCGTTTGCTCACGCATTCGTAAAGAGGGACATGTAAGCATACCAACCCATAATACAATTGTTGAACATGGCGACCAATTATTTGTAGTTTGCTCTGAGGAAGATGCAGATGCAATTACTGCATTTATAGGTAAAGAAGTGAAGATAGACTGGGAAAAACAAGATATGCCACTCGTTTCACGCCGCGTATTGGTCACCAAAACAGAGATTAACGGCAAGAAATTGGGTATGCTAAACTTCCGTAGCATGTATAATGTAAACATAACACGTGTAAACCGTTCCGGAGTAGACTTATTTGCAAATCCTAACTTAGTGCTGCAAGTGGGCGACCGTGTAATGGCTGTAGGATCTGAAGATGCCGTGGAACGAGTTTCCAACGTATTGGGAAATTCTTTGAAGCGTTTGAATGAACCGAACATCGTTACTTTGTTCGTTGGTATTTTTATGGGAATACTCGTTGGAAGTCTACCCATTGCATTCCCCGGCATTCCCACTCCGGTAAAACTAGGATTGGCAGGAGGACCACTGGTTGTAGCTATTCTTATCGGTCGTTTCGGGCACAAGCTACATTTGGTGACTTATACGACTCAAAGCGCTAACCTCATGGTTAGAGAAATAGGTATTGTGCTATTCCTCGCGAGTGTAGGTATTGAAGCCGGAGCTAATTTCCTCGATACGGTGATAAACGGAGATGGATTGTTGTACGTCGGATGTGGCTTCCTTATCACTATCATTCCGTTGCTCATCATTGGCGCTATAGCGCGTTCTTACTACAAGATAAATTATTTCATGCTAATGGGACTCATAGCAGGAAGTAACACCGATCCTCCGGCACTAGCCTATGCTAATCAGACAACAAGCAGTGACGCACCGGCTGTGGGATACTCTACCGTTTACCCGCTGTCGATGTTCTTACGTATTATAACGGGACAGATGATCTTGTTGTTAATGATGTGA
- a CDS encoding cytidylate kinase-like family protein — MKSNYVINVGRQLGSGGREIGEKLATNLGISFYDKELINLASEESGLCKDFFEQADEKASQPLIGGLFGMRFPFLNDGIMPCNNCLSNDALFKVQSDVIRKLAAEHSCLFVGRCADYILRDHPRHVDVFISAALPDRIARVCSNKQMTKEEAEELINKTDKRRSEYYNYYSYKTWGAAATYHLCIDSSVLGIDDTVEFIQEFVKKKLSL; from the coding sequence ATGAAGAGTAATTATGTGATCAATGTCGGACGCCAGCTAGGCAGTGGTGGTAGAGAGATTGGAGAGAAGTTAGCAACCAATCTAGGGATCTCTTTTTATGATAAGGAATTGATTAATTTAGCATCCGAAGAGAGCGGGCTTTGCAAAGATTTCTTTGAACAAGCTGATGAAAAAGCTTCGCAACCTCTTATTGGCGGTCTATTTGGTATGCGTTTTCCTTTCTTAAATGATGGTATAATGCCTTGCAATAATTGCCTTAGCAACGATGCTCTTTTTAAAGTGCAAAGTGATGTGATTCGAAAGTTGGCTGCCGAACATTCGTGTTTGTTTGTGGGCAGGTGTGCCGACTATATTTTACGTGATCACCCCCGTCATGTCGATGTGTTTATATCAGCTGCATTGCCTGATCGGATAGCACGTGTGTGTAGTAACAAGCAAATGACCAAAGAAGAAGCCGAAGAGCTAATTAATAAAACGGATAAAAGGCGCTCGGAGTACTATAACTATTATAGTTATAAAACATGGGGTGCGGCTGCAACTTACCATTTGTGTATTGATTCATCAGTTCTGGGAATTGATGATACAGTGGAATTCATTCAAGAATTTGTTAAGAAGAAATTGAGTTTGTAA
- the accC gene encoding acetyl-CoA carboxylase biotin carboxylase subunit, translating to MIRKILIANRGEIAVRVMRSCYEMGIKSVAVFSEADRTARHTLYADEAYCIGVAASKDSYLNIEKIIQVAKEHQVDAIHPGYGFLSENADFARRCKEEGIIFIGPQAETMEAMGDKISARIKMIEAGVPVVPGTQKNLKSIEEAISLCKEIGFPIMLKASMGGGGKGMRLIQNESEVEEAYTMAKSEALSSFGDDTVYLEKFVEEPHHIEFQILGDKHGNVIHLCERECSVQRRNQKIVEESPSPFMNEPLREEMGQKAVAAAKAVNYEGAGTIEFLVDKNHNYYFLEMNTRLQVEHPITEEVLGVDLVKEQIKVADGQKLHLTQSDIKQRGHAIECRICAEDTELNFRPSPGIIRQLTEPNGIGVRVDSYVYEGYEIPIYYDPMIGKLIVWATTRQYAIERMRRVLNEYKITGIKTNINYLRYVIDTPDFTKGKYDTGFIAKNSKRLLKGVTSHSEEEENIAMIAAYIDYLMNLEENASQLADDARPISRWREFGLHKGVLRI from the coding sequence ATGATAAGAAAAATCCTAATTGCTAATAGAGGAGAAATCGCAGTCAGAGTAATGCGCTCTTGCTACGAAATGGGCATCAAGTCCGTTGCAGTATTCTCAGAGGCAGACAGAACTGCGCGCCATACCTTGTATGCCGATGAGGCCTATTGCATTGGTGTGGCAGCGTCAAAAGACAGTTATCTCAATATAGAAAAAATCATTCAGGTAGCGAAAGAGCATCAGGTGGATGCCATACATCCCGGATATGGCTTTTTATCGGAAAATGCCGATTTTGCCAGACGATGTAAAGAGGAAGGTATCATCTTCATTGGTCCGCAAGCTGAAACCATGGAAGCAATGGGCGACAAGATATCGGCCCGTATAAAAATGATTGAAGCAGGAGTTCCTGTGGTACCAGGTACACAAAAGAATCTGAAAAGCATAGAAGAGGCTATCTCTCTTTGCAAAGAAATAGGATTCCCCATTATGTTAAAAGCGTCTATGGGTGGAGGAGGAAAAGGTATGCGTCTGATACAGAACGAAAGTGAAGTGGAAGAAGCCTACACAATGGCCAAATCGGAAGCACTATCTTCATTTGGAGATGACACCGTATATCTTGAGAAATTCGTCGAAGAGCCTCATCACATCGAATTCCAAATCTTAGGCGACAAGCATGGAAATGTGATCCATCTGTGCGAACGTGAATGTTCCGTACAACGCCGCAATCAGAAGATTGTAGAAGAAAGCCCTTCGCCTTTCATGAATGAACCACTCAGAGAAGAGATGGGGCAGAAAGCGGTTGCCGCAGCCAAAGCGGTGAACTACGAAGGGGCCGGAACGATTGAGTTCCTTGTAGACAAGAATCACAATTATTACTTTCTGGAGATGAACACTCGCTTGCAAGTAGAGCATCCCATCACCGAAGAGGTACTCGGCGTTGATTTGGTGAAAGAGCAAATAAAAGTAGCCGATGGACAAAAACTACATCTTACTCAGAGCGACATCAAACAACGAGGACATGCCATAGAGTGCCGAATCTGTGCTGAAGACACAGAACTCAATTTCAGACCATCACCGGGAATCATTCGCCAACTAACAGAGCCAAATGGTATTGGTGTTCGTGTTGACAGTTACGTTTACGAAGGTTATGAGATTCCGATCTATTATGATCCCATGATTGGTAAACTCATTGTATGGGCCACGACACGTCAATATGCCATTGAGCGTATGCGTCGCGTGCTCAATGAATATAAGATTACCGGAATAAAAACCAATATCAACTATTTAAGATATGTAATAGATACCCCTGACTTTACAAAGGGTAAATATGACACCGGCTTTATCGCCAAAAACAGCAAGCGTTTGCTTAAGGGTGTAACCTCGCATAGTGAAGAGGAAGAAAACATTGCCATGATTGCCGCTTATATCGATTATCTAATGAATCTGGAAGAGAACGCATCTCAGCTAGCTGACGATGCGCGTCCCATTAGTCGATGGAGAGAGTTCGGTTTGCACAAAGGAGTATTAAGAATTTAA
- a CDS encoding acetyl-CoA carboxylase biotin carboxyl carrier protein subunit: MEIHIDNKIAEIQLVSKEGNNVVLSINGKEFVVDVVMAENGACSILHDGQSYNAQLIRRENGKNYKINTYSSSFNVEIVDTQAKYLQMKKKAVDMPEDKVSSPMPGKVISIPVTEGQKVKAGDVLIVIEAMKMQNNYKASSDGEIKKILVKEGDTINGDQILITLDLNKD; encoded by the coding sequence ATGGAAATACATATCGATAATAAAATTGCAGAAATACAGTTGGTTAGCAAAGAGGGCAATAACGTCGTTCTTTCTATTAACGGAAAAGAATTTGTAGTAGATGTGGTGATGGCAGAGAATGGAGCTTGCTCAATCTTGCATGACGGACAATCTTACAACGCACAACTAATCCGACGAGAGAATGGTAAAAATTACAAAATTAATACCTACTCATCTTCCTTCAACGTAGAGATTGTAGACACACAAGCCAAATATCTGCAGATGAAGAAGAAGGCTGTTGACATGCCAGAGGATAAAGTCTCATCGCCTATGCCCGGCAAAGTTATTAGCATACCGGTAACCGAAGGGCAAAAGGTCAAAGCCGGCGATGTGCTCATTGTTATTGAAGCCATGAAAATGCAAAACAATTATAAAGCCTCTTCGGATGGTGAGATAAAAAAAATATTGGTCAAAGAAGGAGATACCATCAATGGTGACCAAATTCTAATTACACTCGATTTAAACAAGGATTGA
- a CDS encoding acyl-CoA carboxylase subunit beta: protein MSKDKYSSFTELNKQAELGGGIGKIEKQHQNGKMTARERVNVLLDKDTFVELDKLMINHCTNFGMEKNRIAGDAMVSGYGKINGRLVFVYAYDFTAYGGSLGATTAKKIVKVQKLALKNGAPIIALNDSGGARIQEGIESLDGYAEIFHQNIMASGVIPQISAILGPCAGGACYSPALTDFIFMVKGNSHMFITGPDVVKAVTHEEIDKEKLGGTHTHSTQSGVTHFVCDTEEELLMSIRELLSFLPSNNMEDAAARHTNDDSRREDEELQHIVPEDPDQPYDIRSIIEAVADERYFFEIMPDFARNIVIGFARLGGRSVGIVANQPNYLAGVLDINASDKAARFIRFCDCFNIPIITFEDVPGFLPGYTQESNGIIRHGAKIVYAYAEATVPKITVITRKAYGGAYIVMNSKLIGSDVNFAYPTAEIAVMGAEGAINILYRNADEETKLKELEAYREKFATPYQAAELGSIDEIIQPKQTRIRLIQALEMTQNKVQTNPHKKHGNIPL, encoded by the coding sequence ATGAGTAAAGACAAATACAGCAGTTTTACGGAACTCAACAAACAAGCCGAATTAGGCGGAGGTATAGGGAAAATAGAGAAGCAGCATCAAAATGGCAAAATGACAGCCCGCGAGCGTGTCAATGTCTTGTTAGATAAAGATACATTTGTGGAACTGGACAAGCTGATGATAAACCACTGCACCAACTTTGGCATGGAGAAGAATCGGATAGCCGGAGATGCCATGGTGAGCGGATACGGAAAGATAAATGGAAGATTAGTCTTTGTCTATGCTTATGACTTCACTGCTTATGGTGGCTCATTGGGAGCAACAACAGCCAAGAAGATTGTTAAAGTGCAAAAGCTGGCTCTGAAGAATGGCGCACCCATTATTGCGCTGAATGATTCGGGAGGAGCACGCATACAAGAAGGAATAGAAAGTCTGGATGGATATGCTGAGATCTTTCATCAAAACATTATGGCAAGTGGAGTAATACCACAAATATCGGCTATTCTTGGACCTTGTGCCGGTGGCGCTTGCTACTCTCCTGCTCTTACAGACTTTATCTTCATGGTAAAAGGGAATAGCCACATGTTTATTACCGGCCCCGATGTAGTAAAAGCTGTAACGCATGAAGAGATAGACAAAGAGAAGCTGGGAGGAACCCATACGCACAGCACTCAAAGCGGTGTGACACACTTTGTATGTGACACAGAAGAAGAGTTATTAATGTCCATTCGCGAGTTACTGAGTTTTCTGCCATCTAACAATATGGAAGATGCCGCCGCCCGACACACCAATGATGATAGTCGGCGCGAAGATGAAGAATTGCAGCATATCGTGCCCGAAGATCCGGACCAACCATACGATATCAGAAGCATTATAGAAGCAGTAGCAGACGAACGTTATTTCTTTGAGATCATGCCTGATTTTGCCAGAAACATCGTGATTGGTTTTGCCCGTTTAGGCGGACGTTCGGTTGGTATTGTAGCAAATCAGCCCAACTATCTGGCCGGAGTGCTCGATATTAATGCTTCGGATAAAGCAGCCCGCTTCATTCGTTTTTGCGATTGTTTCAATATCCCCATCATTACATTTGAAGATGTGCCGGGATTCTTGCCGGGTTATACACAAGAAAGCAACGGTATTATTCGCCACGGAGCTAAAATTGTATATGCCTACGCCGAAGCAACTGTTCCTAAAATAACCGTCATCACACGTAAAGCTTATGGTGGAGCTTATATCGTAATGAATAGCAAGCTCATCGGATCGGATGTTAATTTCGCATATCCTACTGCTGAGATAGCTGTTATGGGAGCAGAAGGAGCCATCAACATCTTATATCGCAATGCAGACGAAGAGACCAAGCTGAAAGAGTTGGAAGCTTATCGGGAAAAATTTGCCACTCCCTACCAAGCGGCCGAACTTGGAAGCATTGACGAGATAATACAGCCCAAGCAGACACGTATAAGGCTGATACAAGCGTTGGAGATGACACAAAACAAAGTGCAGACCAACCCACATAAAAAGCATGGGAATATACCTTTATAG
- a CDS encoding MATE family efflux transporter: MCTFVNSNKQRITMQRTPTTLGTDKIGKLLMQYSIPAIIAMTASSLYNMIDSIFIGHGVGSMAISGLALTFPLMNLAAAFGSLVGAGAATLISVRLGQKDYDTAQRVLGNVLVLNLIIGLLFTVVFLIFLDPILYFFGASDQTIGYARDYMQVILLGNVVTHLYLGLNATLRAAGHPQKAMYATISTVVINLLLAPLFIFGFGWGIQGAAIATVLAQLIALIWQLKLFSNQNELLHFHRGIFRLKRKIVFDSLAIGMSPFLMNLASCFIVILINQGLKRYGGDLAIGAFGIVNRLVFLFAMIVMGLNQGMQPIAGYNYGAQLYPRVTRVLKLTIYAATIVTTAGFLMGMFIPELVTSIFTPDTELIRLSSQGLRIIIIFFPIVGFQMVTSNFFQSIGMAGKAIFLSLTRQVLFLIPCLLILPQFFGTVGVWASMPCADIAASLVSGFMLWRQFRKFKAMHRVA, encoded by the coding sequence ATGTGTACTTTTGTGAACTCAAATAAACAACGTATTACAATGCAAAGAACTCCGACTACGCTGGGCACCGATAAGATAGGGAAACTTTTAATGCAATATTCTATTCCTGCTATTATAGCGATGACTGCATCTTCTCTTTACAACATGATTGATAGTATCTTTATTGGGCACGGAGTGGGCTCAATGGCCATTTCAGGCTTAGCGTTGACTTTCCCGCTCATGAACCTGGCAGCCGCTTTTGGCTCTTTGGTCGGTGCCGGGGCGGCAACTCTTATCTCCGTAAGACTAGGGCAGAAGGACTACGACACCGCTCAACGGGTGTTGGGCAATGTTTTGGTTTTAAACCTTATCATTGGCTTACTCTTTACGGTTGTCTTTTTGATATTTCTTGATCCCATTCTCTATTTCTTTGGTGCCAGTGATCAAACAATAGGATATGCGCGTGATTATATGCAAGTGATTTTACTCGGTAATGTGGTGACGCACCTTTATTTGGGTTTAAATGCAACACTTCGGGCAGCCGGGCATCCTCAGAAAGCGATGTATGCTACTATTTCTACAGTGGTTATTAATCTTTTGTTGGCTCCTTTGTTCATTTTTGGTTTTGGATGGGGAATCCAGGGTGCTGCCATTGCTACTGTGCTTGCTCAACTGATTGCATTAATATGGCAGTTGAAGTTATTTAGCAATCAGAACGAACTTTTGCATTTTCATCGGGGTATTTTTCGTCTAAAGCGAAAGATAGTTTTCGATTCGTTAGCTATCGGTATGTCTCCATTCTTGATGAATTTAGCCTCTTGCTTTATCGTTATTTTAATCAATCAAGGGCTGAAACGATACGGAGGAGATTTGGCTATTGGTGCTTTTGGTATTGTCAACCGTTTGGTCTTCCTCTTTGCGATGATTGTGATGGGACTTAACCAGGGTATGCAACCCATTGCGGGTTATAACTATGGTGCTCAATTGTATCCGCGGGTAACTCGTGTTTTAAAGTTAACGATCTATGCGGCAACGATTGTGACTACGGCAGGTTTTCTTATGGGCATGTTTATTCCGGAGCTGGTTACTTCTATCTTTACGCCTGATACCGAACTTATTCGATTATCCTCTCAAGGGTTACGCATCATCATCATCTTTTTCCCCATCGTGGGCTTTCAGATGGTCACTTCAAATTTCTTTCAGAGCATTGGCATGGCGGGTAAGGCGATTTTTCTTTCTCTCACCCGCCAAGTGCTTTTCCTCATACCTTGTTTGCTTATTCTTCCACAGTTTTTCGGAACAGTGGGCGTTTGGGCAAGTATGCCGTGCGCCGACATTGCAGCAAGTCTTGTTTCAGGCTTTATGCTGTGGAGACAATTCCGCAAGTTCAAAGCAATGCATAGGGTTGCTTAA
- the lysS gene encoding lysine--tRNA ligase, with the protein MNILELSEQEIIRRNSLNELRAMGIEPYPAAEYITNAFSTDIKAEFKEGEEAEPRQVSIAGRIMSRRVMGKASFIELQDSKGRIQVYITRDDICPEENKDLYTTVFKRLLDLGDFIGIEGFVFKTQMGEISIHAQKLTVLSKSIKPLPTVKYKDGVAFDSFEDPEMRYRQRYVDLVVNDGVKDIFIKRNKVYSSMREFFNAREYMEVETPILQAIPGGAAARPFMTHHNALDIPLYLRIADELYLKRLIVGGFEGVYEFSKNFRNEGMDRTHNPEFTCMEIYVSYKDYNWMMNFTEQMLEKICMDVNGTTEVKVGDKSISFKAPFKRVTMFDAIKEFTGYELSGKSEEEIYEICKKLNMEINETMGKGKLIDEIFGEFCEGNYIQPTFITDYPVEMSPLTKKHRSNPELTERFELMVNGKELCNAYSELNDPIDQLERFQDQLRLSEKGDDEAMFIDTDFVRALEYGMPPTSGMGIGMDRLVMLMTGQTTIQEVLFFPQMRPEKSIKKDSVGKYTELGIPEEWVPVVQKAGYNLVDDMKDVNPQKLHQDICGVNKKYKLELANPSVNDVTEWIKRLNS; encoded by the coding sequence ATGAATATATTAGAATTAAGTGAACAGGAGATCATCCGACGCAATAGCTTGAATGAACTCCGTGCAATGGGCATCGAGCCCTACCCCGCTGCTGAGTATATAACCAATGCTTTCTCTACTGATATAAAAGCTGAATTTAAAGAAGGTGAAGAGGCAGAACCTCGTCAAGTATCTATTGCAGGACGTATAATGAGCCGCCGCGTAATGGGAAAGGCTTCTTTTATCGAACTACAAGACTCGAAAGGTCGCATTCAAGTATACATAACCAGAGATGATATCTGTCCGGAAGAGAACAAAGACTTATATACCACTGTATTTAAGCGCTTGCTCGACTTAGGAGACTTTATAGGCATCGAAGGGTTTGTGTTTAAAACGCAGATGGGTGAAATAAGCATTCACGCCCAAAAACTTACCGTGTTGAGCAAATCGATCAAACCGTTGCCAACAGTGAAATATAAAGATGGTGTGGCTTTCGACTCATTTGAAGACCCGGAAATGCGCTATCGCCAACGCTATGTTGATCTGGTAGTTAACGACGGCGTGAAAGATATATTCATTAAACGAAATAAAGTGTATTCTTCTATGCGTGAGTTCTTCAATGCAAGAGAATACATGGAGGTAGAAACTCCTATATTGCAGGCTATCCCCGGTGGAGCAGCCGCAAGACCTTTCATGACACATCACAATGCGCTTGACATCCCTTTATATCTGCGTATTGCCGACGAGCTATACCTAAAACGCTTGATTGTAGGTGGGTTCGAAGGAGTGTATGAATTCTCAAAGAATTTCCGTAACGAAGGCATGGACCGCACACACAATCCGGAGTTTACTTGTATGGAGATATACGTATCTTACAAAGACTACAACTGGATGATGAACTTCACCGAACAAATGCTCGAGAAGATTTGCATGGATGTGAACGGTACCACAGAGGTGAAAGTAGGCGACAAATCAATCAGCTTCAAAGCTCCTTTCAAGCGAGTGACCATGTTCGACGCCATTAAAGAGTTTACCGGATACGAATTGTCGGGTAAAAGCGAGGAGGAAATATATGAAATATGCAAGAAGCTGAATATGGAGATCAACGAAACAATGGGCAAGGGAAAACTCATTGACGAAATATTTGGCGAGTTCTGCGAAGGCAATTATATTCAACCTACCTTCATCACCGATTATCCGGTAGAGATGTCTCCGCTGACAAAAAAGCATCGTAGCAACCCGGAACTAACTGAACGTTTCGAACTAATGGTGAACGGAAAAGAGTTGTGCAACGCTTATTCAGAGCTTAATGACCCGATTGATCAGTTGGAACGTTTTCAAGACCAACTACGATTAAGTGAAAAGGGAGATGATGAAGCGATGTTTATCGACACAGACTTTGTACGTGCATTGGAGTATGGTATGCCTCCTACATCGGGTATGGGTATCGGTATGGACCGTCTGGTGATGTTGATGACAGGACAAACAACCATTCAGGAAGTTCTCTTCTTCCCACAAATGCGCCCTGAAAAGAGTATAAAGAAAGATTCCGTCGGCAAATATACCGAACTGGGAATACCCGAAGAATGGGTTCCTGTTGTTCAGAAGGCCGGATATAACTTGGTAGATGACATGAAAGACGTCAACCCACAGAAACTACATCAGGATATCTGCGGGGTGAACAAAAAATACAAATTAGAGTTAGCAAACCCATCGGTGAATGATGTAACCGAATGGATTAAGAGACTTAATTCGTAA
- a CDS encoding NAD(P)H-dependent glycerol-3-phosphate dehydrogenase, which yields MKLPGRIAIMGGGSWATAIAKMVLAQEESINWYMRRDDRIADFKRLGHNPAYLTGVKFDIKRINFSSNINDIVKDSDTLVFVTPSPYLKTHLKKLKTRIREKFIITAIKGIVPDDNLIVSEYFTKEYGVPEENIAVLGGPCHAEEVALERLSYLTIACPDKDKARVFARKLGSSYIKTSISGDVTGIEYSSVLKNVYAIAAGICSGLKYGDNFQAVLMSNAIQEMNRFLNTVYPLDRNVDDSVYLGDLLVTSYSNFSRNRTFGTMIGKGYSVKSAQIEMEMIAEGYYGTKCIKEINKHHHVNMPILDAVYNILYERISPMIEIKLLTDSFR from the coding sequence ATGAAATTACCCGGTAGGATAGCTATAATGGGAGGAGGAAGCTGGGCCACGGCCATTGCAAAAATGGTACTGGCTCAGGAAGAATCAATAAATTGGTATATGCGCCGAGACGACCGTATAGCCGACTTCAAAAGATTAGGCCATAATCCGGCTTACTTAACAGGTGTGAAGTTCGACATCAAGCGTATTAATTTTAGTTCTAACATTAATGACATAGTGAAGGATTCGGATACGCTTGTCTTTGTCACACCTTCTCCTTACCTAAAAACTCACCTAAAGAAACTGAAAACTCGTATAAGAGAGAAGTTCATCATTACAGCCATTAAAGGCATTGTGCCTGATGACAACTTGATTGTATCGGAGTACTTCACCAAAGAATACGGAGTTCCTGAAGAAAACATCGCCGTCTTAGGTGGTCCATGCCATGCCGAAGAGGTCGCTTTGGAGCGCTTATCTTATCTCACCATTGCTTGCCCTGACAAAGACAAAGCTCGCGTGTTTGCCCGTAAGTTAGGAAGTAGCTATATAAAAACATCGATTAGTGGCGACGTTACCGGCATCGAGTACAGTTCTGTATTAAAGAATGTGTACGCTATTGCTGCGGGTATTTGTAGCGGACTAAAATACGGCGATAACTTTCAGGCTGTGCTTATGTCGAATGCTATACAGGAGATGAATCGCTTTCTCAACACGGTATATCCCTTGGACAGAAACGTAGACGATTCGGTGTATCTGGGAGATTTGTTAGTAACCAGCTATTCTAATTTCAGCCGTAACCGCACGTTCGGAACGATGATTGGAAAAGGATATTCTGTAAAAAGTGCACAAATCGAAATGGAGATGATTGCCGAAGGATACTACGGAACAAAGTGCATCAAAGAAATAAATAAGCATCACCACGTCAACATGCCGATCCTTGATGCTGTATACAATATCTTATACGAACGTATTTCGCCCATGATAGAAATTAAATTGCTCACAGACTCATTCAGATAA